The following coding sequences are from one Triticum dicoccoides isolate Atlit2015 ecotype Zavitan chromosome 4A, WEW_v2.0, whole genome shotgun sequence window:
- the LOC119285590 gene encoding uncharacterized protein LOC119285590 isoform X2 — MVAPATLSLRPCATLAPSRAALHRAHAHAGFAPASRPALSVSCPPTRFESLRRAATAVSDRQGSAEPSEKEEKSRTYYFLVANAKFMLDDEEHFQEQLQEKLRLYEERIKEQDFWLVIEPKFLDRFPNVAKRLKRPAVALVSTDRNWIRFMKLRLDRVLAEQFDAETPEEALASNPAELKFDKPDKWTAPYPKYESGWWEAFLPPKSSNGTA, encoded by the exons ATGGTGGCTCCGGCGACGCTGTCCCTCCGCCCCTGCGCGACCCTCGCGCCGTCCAGGGCCGCGCTCCACCGCGCCCACGCCCACGCCGGGTTCGCCCCCGCTAGTCGTCCAGCCCTCTCCGTCTCCTGCCCGCCGACGCGCTTCGAGAgcctccgccgcgccgccaccgccgtatCCGACCGGCAAGGCTCCGCAGAGCCTTCCGAGAAA GAGGAGAAGTCGCGGACCTACTACTTCCTGGTGGCGAACGCCAAGTTCATGCTGGACGACGAAGAGCACTTCCAGGAGCAGCTCCAGGAGAAGCTGCGGCTCTACGAGGAGCGCATCAAGGAGCAGGACTTCTGGCTTGTGATCGAGCCCAAGTTTCTAGACAGGTTCCCCAACGTCGCCAAGCGGCTCAAGCGCCCCGCCGTCGCGCTCGTCTCCACCGACCGCAACTGGATCAG ATTCATGAAACTAAGGCTGGACAGGGTCTTAGCGGAGCAATTCGATGCAGAGACACCTGAAGAAGCATTGGCTTCTAACCCTGCAGAGTTGAAATTCGATAAGCCTGACAAATGGACAGCTCCATACCCCAAATACGAGTCTGGATGGTGGGAGGCCTTCTTACCTCCAAAGTCCAGCAACGGCACGGCTTAG
- the LOC119285590 gene encoding uncharacterized protein LOC119285590 isoform X1 has protein sequence MVAPATLSLRPCATLAPSRAALHRAHAHAGFAPASRPALSVSCPPTRFESLRRAATAVSDRQGSAEPSEKQEEKSRTYYFLVANAKFMLDDEEHFQEQLQEKLRLYEERIKEQDFWLVIEPKFLDRFPNVAKRLKRPAVALVSTDRNWIRFMKLRLDRVLAEQFDAETPEEALASNPAELKFDKPDKWTAPYPKYESGWWEAFLPPKSSNGTA, from the exons ATGGTGGCTCCGGCGACGCTGTCCCTCCGCCCCTGCGCGACCCTCGCGCCGTCCAGGGCCGCGCTCCACCGCGCCCACGCCCACGCCGGGTTCGCCCCCGCTAGTCGTCCAGCCCTCTCCGTCTCCTGCCCGCCGACGCGCTTCGAGAgcctccgccgcgccgccaccgccgtatCCGACCGGCAAGGCTCCGCAGAGCCTTCCGAGAAA CAGGAGGAGAAGTCGCGGACCTACTACTTCCTGGTGGCGAACGCCAAGTTCATGCTGGACGACGAAGAGCACTTCCAGGAGCAGCTCCAGGAGAAGCTGCGGCTCTACGAGGAGCGCATCAAGGAGCAGGACTTCTGGCTTGTGATCGAGCCCAAGTTTCTAGACAGGTTCCCCAACGTCGCCAAGCGGCTCAAGCGCCCCGCCGTCGCGCTCGTCTCCACCGACCGCAACTGGATCAG ATTCATGAAACTAAGGCTGGACAGGGTCTTAGCGGAGCAATTCGATGCAGAGACACCTGAAGAAGCATTGGCTTCTAACCCTGCAGAGTTGAAATTCGATAAGCCTGACAAATGGACAGCTCCATACCCCAAATACGAGTCTGGATGGTGGGAGGCCTTCTTACCTCCAAAGTCCAGCAACGGCACGGCTTAG
- the LOC119285591 gene encoding probable calcium-binding protein CML27 yields the protein MDTAPAPAPAKPSLSRKPSPSFRLRNGSLNALRLRRVFDLFDRNGDGEITLDEMAAALDTLGLGADRASLEATVGAYIPAGAAGLGFEDFEGLHRALGDALFGPIVEEEPGKEGEAEDEDMKEAFRVFDENGDGFISAAELQAVLKKLGLAEARNLAAVQEMICNVDRDRDGQVDFGEFKCMMQGITVWGA from the coding sequence ATGGACACCGCTCCTGCTCCCGCTCCCGCTAAGCCGTCCTTGTCCAGGAAGCCCTCGCCGTCGTTCCGCCTCCGCAACGGCAGCCTCAATGCCCTGCGCCTGCGCCGCGTGTTCGACCTCTTCGACCGCAACGGCGACGGCGAGATCACCCTCGACGAGATGGCGGCCGCGCTCGACACGCTCGGCCTCGGCGCCGACCGCGCCAGCCTGGAGGCCACCGTCGGCGCCTACATCCCGGCCGGCGCCGCCGGGCTCGGCTTCGAGGACTTCGAGGGCCTCCACCGCGCTCTCGGCGACGCGCTCTTCGGCCCCATCGTCGAGGAGGAGCCCGGCAAGGAGGGCGAGGCCGAGGACGAGGACATGAAGGAGGCGTTCCGGGTCTTCGACGAGAACGGCGACGGGTTCATCTCGGCGGCCGAGCTGCAGGCCGTGCTCAAGAAGCTGGGCCTGGCGGAGGCGCGGAACCTGGCGGCGGTGCAGGAGATGATCTGCAACGTCGACCGCGACCGCGACGGCCAGGTCGACTTCGGCGAGTTCAAGTGCATGATGCAGGGGATCACCGTGTGGGGAGCTTGA